The following nucleotide sequence is from Atribacterota bacterium.
CCGCATCCCTTCCCTGACCTAAGCGGTACTCTCCGAAGGAAAACCAGCTTCCCGACTTCTTCAATATCCCAGCCATTTCTCCAAGAGTCAGGATTTCTCCCTCCCTCGATACACCTTCACCATAAATTACTTCCAGTTCCGCCTCCTTAAAGGGTGAAGCCAATTTATTCTTTACCACTCGTACCTTGGTTTTCGCTCCGATGATTTCATCACTGCTTCCTATCTTGATAAAATCCTTTTTTCTTACGTCCAGCCGCACTGTAGCGTAAAACTTAAGCGCCCTGCCTCCGGGAGTGGTCTCTGAAGGCCCGTACATGTTACCAATTTTCTCTCGTAACTGGTTCACAAAGATCACCACAGTTTTGGTCTTACTGATATACCCGGTCAATCTTCTCAAAGCCTGAGACATCAAGCGGGCCTGCAAACCAACCGATGGCTCACCAATGTTTCCATCAAGTTCAGCGCTCGGAACCAGTGCAGCAACCGAATCGAGTACCACCACATCAATACTACCACTGCGCACCAGGGCATCAATGATGTCCAGAGCTTCCTCAGCGGTACCAGGCTGGGAGATAAGGAGTTTGTCGATCTGGACTCCAATTTTGCCAGCATAGGTTGGATCAAGGGCATGTTCAGCGTCAATAAAGACGGCAACTCCTCCTTTTTTCTGCGCTTCCGCGATGACGTGCAGAGCAATGGTTGTCTTCCCCGATGCTTCAGGACCGAAGATTTCCACAATCCGACCCCGGGGAAGCCCTCCCACCCCTAAGGCAATATTCAGGAGAATGGATCCAGTCTTGATTACTTCCACATCCGTCACCAACACGTTCTGGGAAAGAAACATGATTGCTCCTCGGCCGTACTTCCTCTCTATAAGGCCAATTGCCTGTTGTAAAGTGGCCTCTCGCTCCGTTCGAACGTTTTTTTCTTCACCCATCCCATTCACCCCTTTAAATCAAAAGCAAAAAGTTCCCGATAAATTGGCCCCTGCGGAGTGAGCGTGCTTTGGAACAAGACGATCCTTTGAATCGCAGCAACCAGAGGGTTTTCGATTTTCCAATCTGAGGGAGAAAAACATACTGGATGGTGCAATCTCGCCAGGGTAACATGTGGTATTAGCTCTTTTTTGTCTTCAGTTGCCATCTTTGCTGCCTTCAAGTTCTGGAGGAGCACTGCACCAATTCGTTTCGTTCTCTCTTCTCCATCCTCATCAAAGCCCACCCAGAGCACTCGAACTCTATTCCAGGAAGGAAAAACTCCTATTCTTCTCAAATCAGAATAAAAAGAAGAAAAATGAGCACCCAAATCTTCCAAAATACTTTTTATATCCTTTGTGCACCTTACTGGAAGAGCCGGGAAAAAAGCAAGGGTAACATGAAGCTGGTCCTTCCGCACCCATTTGGCCTGGGGATAACACTCTTTCCATCTCATTATCATCTCTTCCAGAAAATCCTTGGTCGCCGCATCCAAATCAAGAGCGATAAAACTCCTTATACGTTCTTCTTCCACTTATCATCCTCTCCTCCGCAAAAATAAAAAAAGCATGCTGAGTGCGAACTGTGAAGCAAATCTTTTGTTCATCAATCGGTCTCCACCAAATTGGTATTTCTTGACTTCTACGCCCTTTCGATCGGCCAATGCCATATACGTCAACCCCACCGGCTTTGCCTCTGTTGCCCCCGTTGGCCCAGCAATGCCGGTTATTCCTATACCAATATCAGCGGACGCCTTTTCCTTTACCCTCTGAGCCATCAAACAGGCTACCTCTTCACTGACTGCACCCTTCGTCTCGAGCACCTCTTCTGGCACCCCAAGTTCTTCCATCTTAGCTCTATTACTATAGACAATATACCCCCTTTCGAAGTACTCCGAACTTCCAGGAATATTTGTGATTCGGTCACCGAGCAATCCTCCCGTGCAGGATTCCGCTATGGCTATCTTGAATTTTTTCTCCCGCAGCATTTTCCCGATCGCTTCTTCCAGAGTATCACCATAGGAGGAAAAAAGAAAGTCCCCATAAGTGCTCGCTAATTCCGCAGCGATTTTGTCTAATTCCTCTCGTCTTTCGCTTCCAGCTTCACGAACGTAAAGATAGAACCAGACCTCCCCATAATTGGGGAGAAAAGCGAAATGGATTCCCTCAGGGAGAGAAGCCAAAAAGGGTTTCATCAAAGTAGCCAGCTGTGACTCCCCAATTCCACAGAACTTCAATATCTTCGTACGATAAAAAGAGAAACCAGTGGCATGGATTTCCTTGGCAATCGTACCCCAGAGAAACTCAGCCTCTCTGGGGACTCCAGGAACTACGAAAATCGTCTTCCCCAGCGTTTTTATCTTAAATCCCGGAGCGGTTCCCAGCTGGTTGGAAAGCACTGTAGCGCCTCTTGGTACCAAAGCCTGTTTTTTATTGTTTTCAGGTGGTTCAGTTTTTCTCAAATTCCAGTAAAACTGACAAATTTTTTTCCATACGGACTCATCGAAGACCAGCTCTAACCCCAATAGTTCAGCAATAACCTCTTTTGTAAAATCGTCTTCCGTTGGTCCCAATCCCCCCGACACAATGATCACTTCAATCTCGGGGTCATGAAGAAAAAAACTGAGACCATTGGTAATATCGTTCTTCTCATCTGGAACAAACATCACAAACTTTGGAAATACTCCGTTCTCTGCCAACTTCTGGGAAAAGAAGTACGCATTAGTATCACGAATCAGCCCGGTCACCAGTTCTGTCCCCACACAGAGAATACCAGCTTTCAAACTATCTCCCCCTCTAG
It contains:
- the thpR gene encoding RNA 2',3'-cyclic phosphodiesterase — translated: MEEERIRSFIALDLDAATKDFLEEMIMRWKECYPQAKWVRKDQLHVTLAFFPALPVRCTKDIKSILEDLGAHFSSFYSDLRRIGVFPSWNRVRVLWVGFDEDGEERTKRIGAVLLQNLKAAKMATEDKKELIPHVTLARLHHPVCFSPSDWKIENPLVAAIQRIVLFQSTLTPQGPIYRELFAFDLKG
- the recA gene encoding recombinase RecA, with the translated sequence MGEEKNVRTEREATLQQAIGLIERKYGRGAIMFLSQNVLVTDVEVIKTGSILLNIALGVGGLPRGRIVEIFGPEASGKTTIALHVIAEAQKKGGVAVFIDAEHALDPTYAGKIGVQIDKLLISQPGTAEEALDIIDALVRSGSIDVVVLDSVAALVPSAELDGNIGEPSVGLQARLMSQALRRLTGYISKTKTVVIFVNQLREKIGNMYGPSETTPGGRALKFYATVRLDVRKKDFIKIGSSDEIIGAKTKVRVVKNKLASPFKEAELEVIYGEGVSREGEILTLGEMAGILKKSGSWFSFGEYRLGQGRDAVRQFLKENPEVSEKMVFAALEKLNIDPKVALG
- a CDS encoding competence/damage-inducible protein A; amino-acid sequence: MKAGILCVGTELVTGLIRDTNAYFFSQKLAENGVFPKFVMFVPDEKNDITNGLSFFLHDPEIEVIIVSGGLGPTEDDFTKEVIAELLGLELVFDESVWKKICQFYWNLRKTEPPENNKKQALVPRGATVLSNQLGTAPGFKIKTLGKTIFVVPGVPREAEFLWGTIAKEIHATGFSFYRTKILKFCGIGESQLATLMKPFLASLPEGIHFAFLPNYGEVWFYLYVREAGSERREELDKIAAELASTYGDFLFSSYGDTLEEAIGKMLREKKFKIAIAESCTGGLLGDRITNIPGSSEYFERGYIVYSNRAKMEELGVPEEVLETKGAVSEEVACLMAQRVKEKASADIGIGITGIAGPTGATEAKPVGLTYMALADRKGVEVKKYQFGGDRLMNKRFASQFALSMLFLFLRRRG